A window from Cytobacillus sp. IB215665 encodes these proteins:
- a CDS encoding YhcN/YlaJ family sporulation lipoprotein, producing MRKSVFSISGSLLLVGVLAACNTTAKEGALEYNERTRPIGYYSNENINNNRYNQNTGNAFMMNDNDGAITEFMDRNVTNNKRNIAYKKSTNYNNAPMRFPATVNREPLADQSGYNYHGHLNNLTTPARSSYYTNYEGRLAEDISRKAETVPNVRAARTLVRGNDIIVACDTTGNQREVINDVQQSIGTLANGKKVKVVTDTGTLSLIRQIDNDIRNGGPRETINKSINDLFEGSLNTRTR from the coding sequence TTGCGGAAATCTGTATTTTCGATATCAGGATCGCTATTACTTGTTGGAGTGCTAGCAGCTTGTAATACAACTGCTAAAGAAGGAGCACTTGAATACAACGAACGTACAAGGCCAATCGGATATTATTCAAATGAGAATATAAACAATAATCGGTATAACCAAAATACTGGTAATGCTTTTATGATGAATGATAATGATGGTGCGATAACAGAATTTATGGATAGAAACGTTACAAATAACAAAAGGAATATTGCTTATAAAAAAAGTACAAATTATAACAATGCTCCAATGCGTTTTCCAGCAACAGTTAACCGCGAGCCACTTGCAGATCAATCAGGGTATAATTACCATGGGCACTTAAATAACTTGACTACACCAGCAAGGTCATCATATTACACCAATTATGAAGGCAGACTTGCTGAAGATATTTCACGGAAAGCAGAAACTGTGCCGAATGTAAGGGCAGCACGTACGTTAGTTCGTGGAAATGATATTATTGTTGCCTGTGATACTACAGGAAATCAACGAGAAGTTATTAATGATGTCCAACAATCCATCGGTACACTCGCTAATGGAAAAAAAGTGAAGGTTGTAACAGATACGGGAACACTATCATTAATTCGTCAAATAGATAATGATATCCGAAACGGTGGACCTCGAGAAACAATTAATAAATCAATTAACGATTTGTTTGAAGGTTCATTAAATACACGTACGAGATAA